A section of the Pithys albifrons albifrons isolate INPA30051 chromosome 4, PitAlb_v1, whole genome shotgun sequence genome encodes:
- the BPNT2 gene encoding Golgi-resident adenosine 3',5'-bisphosphate 3'-phosphatase isoform X2: MAPMGIRLSPLGMAVFCLLGLGVLYHLYSGFLAGRFAFFMLSEPAAGGPETPRGAAAGGAVDLRELLAVSVLAAARGGEEVKRVREGNVLNAKAKGKTREGAEEQLTTGDLLSNRRMFHLLKGAFPAVQINSEERVDTVDQDTVPWDRSIPEDIKQKIQPKEVPAESVTVWIDPLDATQEYTDLRQYVTTMVCVAVNGKPVIGVIHKPFSSYTAWAMVDGGSNIKARSFYNEKTPRIIVSRSHAGKVEQVARQTFGNKTVIIPAGGAGYKVLALLDVPEKNQEEADVYIHVTYIKKWDICAGNALLRALGGHMTTLTGEEISYTGSDGNEGGLIASINMNHKALIEKLPDLEKTSHK; the protein is encoded by the exons ATGGCCCCCATGGGCATCCGCCTCTCGCCCCTCGGCATGGCCGTGTTCTGCCTGCTGGGGCTCGGCGTCCTCTACCACCTCTACTCCGGCTTCCTGGCCGGCCGCTTCGCCTTCTTCATGCTGAGTGAGCCGGCGGCGGGCGGCCCCGAGACGCCCCGCGGCGCCGCGGCCGGCGGCGCCGTGGACCTGCGGGAGCTGCTGGCCGTGTCCGTGCTGGCCGCCGCCAGGGGCGGGGAGGAGGTGAAGCGGGTCCGCGAGGGGAACGTCCTCAACGCCAAGGCGAAGGGCAAGACGCGGGAGGGGGCCGAGGAGCAGCTGACGACCGGCGACCTCCTCTCCAACCGCAGGATGTTCCACCTGCTGAAGGGTGCCTTCCCCGCCGTGCAG ATAAATTCTGAGGAGCGTGTTGATACAGTTGATCAGGATACAGTCCCTTGGGATCGTAGTATTCCTGAAGacataaagcaaaaaatacagCCTAAAGAGGTTCCAGCAGAAAGTGTTACTGTCTGGATCGATCCATTAGATGCTACACAAGAATACACAG ATCTTCGACAGTATGTCACAACAATGGTTTGCGTGGCTGTAAATGGTAAACCAGTAATAGGAGTGATACACAAGCCATTTTCATCATATACAG CTTGGGCAATGGTGGATGGTGGGTCGAACATAAAAGCTCGCTCCTTCTACAATGAGAAAACTCCAAGGATTATTGTGTCTCGCTCCCATGCAGGAAAAGTTGAGCAGGTTGCACGGCAGacatttggaaataaaactgtGATAATCCCCGCTGGTGGAGCAG GTTATAAAGTGTTAGCCCTCCTTGACGTGCCTGAGAAGAATCAAGAAGAAGCTGATGTCTATATCCATGTCACCTACATTAAGAAGTGGGACATATGTGCTGGAAATGCACTGTTGAGAGCATTGGGTGGCCATATGACTACCTTGACTGGTGAAGAAATCAGTTACACAGGCTCAGATGGCAATGAGGGAGGACTTATAGCCAGTATCAACATGAACCATAAAGCACTAATTGAAAAACTTCCAGATCTGGAAAAAACATCACACAAATAA
- the BPNT2 gene encoding Golgi-resident adenosine 3',5'-bisphosphate 3'-phosphatase isoform X1, with protein sequence MAPMGIRLSPLGMAVFCLLGLGVLYHLYSGFLAGRFAFFMLSEPAAGGPETPRGAAAGGAVDLRELLAVSVLAAARGGEEVKRVREGNVLNAKAKGKTREGAEEQLTTGDLLSNRRMFHLLKGAFPAVQINSEERVDTVDQDTVPWDRSIPEDIKQKIQPKEVPAESVTVWIDPLDATQEYTEDLRQYVTTMVCVAVNGKPVIGVIHKPFSSYTAWAMVDGGSNIKARSFYNEKTPRIIVSRSHAGKVEQVARQTFGNKTVIIPAGGAGYKVLALLDVPEKNQEEADVYIHVTYIKKWDICAGNALLRALGGHMTTLTGEEISYTGSDGNEGGLIASINMNHKALIEKLPDLEKTSHK encoded by the exons ATGGCCCCCATGGGCATCCGCCTCTCGCCCCTCGGCATGGCCGTGTTCTGCCTGCTGGGGCTCGGCGTCCTCTACCACCTCTACTCCGGCTTCCTGGCCGGCCGCTTCGCCTTCTTCATGCTGAGTGAGCCGGCGGCGGGCGGCCCCGAGACGCCCCGCGGCGCCGCGGCCGGCGGCGCCGTGGACCTGCGGGAGCTGCTGGCCGTGTCCGTGCTGGCCGCCGCCAGGGGCGGGGAGGAGGTGAAGCGGGTCCGCGAGGGGAACGTCCTCAACGCCAAGGCGAAGGGCAAGACGCGGGAGGGGGCCGAGGAGCAGCTGACGACCGGCGACCTCCTCTCCAACCGCAGGATGTTCCACCTGCTGAAGGGTGCCTTCCCCGCCGTGCAG ATAAATTCTGAGGAGCGTGTTGATACAGTTGATCAGGATACAGTCCCTTGGGATCGTAGTATTCCTGAAGacataaagcaaaaaatacagCCTAAAGAGGTTCCAGCAGAAAGTGTTACTGTCTGGATCGATCCATTAGATGCTACACAAGAATACACAG AAGATCTTCGACAGTATGTCACAACAATGGTTTGCGTGGCTGTAAATGGTAAACCAGTAATAGGAGTGATACACAAGCCATTTTCATCATATACAG CTTGGGCAATGGTGGATGGTGGGTCGAACATAAAAGCTCGCTCCTTCTACAATGAGAAAACTCCAAGGATTATTGTGTCTCGCTCCCATGCAGGAAAAGTTGAGCAGGTTGCACGGCAGacatttggaaataaaactgtGATAATCCCCGCTGGTGGAGCAG GTTATAAAGTGTTAGCCCTCCTTGACGTGCCTGAGAAGAATCAAGAAGAAGCTGATGTCTATATCCATGTCACCTACATTAAGAAGTGGGACATATGTGCTGGAAATGCACTGTTGAGAGCATTGGGTGGCCATATGACTACCTTGACTGGTGAAGAAATCAGTTACACAGGCTCAGATGGCAATGAGGGAGGACTTATAGCCAGTATCAACATGAACCATAAAGCACTAATTGAAAAACTTCCAGATCTGGAAAAAACATCACACAAATAA